The following coding sequences lie in one Steroidobacter denitrificans genomic window:
- a CDS encoding FlhC family transcriptional regulator, which produces MQISNERYFLERRRHDLALRMLRHEARTRTINDCTGLSESQIRRLYQSYALRHTSAPLRRHRGKSPRQVAYFTRNVRIQLAASVLVNLFNTFGLLERRPRPGAAGMEFAWRFCDAFETHRQLLAATHPQLLDSQDLSIEHAWFLLQHLHGGGELRISQCHVCTGQYLYSLARPHGHPCPACKLKKKPARPRPRQATLRMTGIRGKPAC; this is translated from the coding sequence ATGCAAATCAGCAACGAACGGTATTTCCTGGAACGCCGCCGTCATGATCTGGCGCTGCGCATGCTTCGCCACGAGGCACGCACCCGCACGATCAACGACTGTACCGGGCTGTCGGAGTCGCAGATTCGCCGCCTCTACCAAAGCTACGCGTTGCGCCATACAAGCGCGCCGCTGCGCCGACATCGCGGCAAATCGCCGCGTCAGGTGGCATACTTCACTCGCAATGTCCGCATCCAGCTGGCGGCATCGGTACTGGTCAACCTGTTCAACACCTTCGGCCTGCTGGAACGCCGCCCAAGGCCCGGTGCGGCAGGAATGGAGTTTGCCTGGCGATTCTGCGATGCCTTTGAAACCCACCGCCAACTGCTGGCGGCAACGCATCCTCAGCTGCTGGATTCGCAGGATTTATCGATCGAACATGCCTGGTTCCTGTTGCAGCATCTGCATGGCGGGGGCGAACTACGTATTTCCCAATGTCACGTTTGCACCGGGCAATATCTGTACTCCCTGGCGCGGCCACACGGCCATCCCTGTCCGGCATGCAAATTAAAGAAAAAACCAGCTCGGCCACGTCCACGGCAGGCAACCCTGCGGATGACAGGTATTCGCGGGAAGCCGGCCTGCTAG
- the nudC gene encoding NAD(+) diphosphatase: MAPPRPHPHILAGPYLDRATSWRKDDSRLRAALEDPASWFVPVWRSRSLIVPSEQGISAHLLSGCGSLAASLDVSQFILLGEFRSHACFAVEIPSEQMPALDAYGKFEDLRLIAGDLPQEEAGLLAYARAMIHWRNQHRYCGRCGSPTLSSQGGQILRCTNPSCSAQQFPRIDPAVIVLVTDGECALLGRQASWPTGRFSTIAGFVEPGESLEDAVIREVREETGVEAGLAEYHSSQPWPFPSSLMLGFMARAHRSRIQLRDQELEEARWVSRADIAAGRVALPAAHSISFSLIEDWYDTAAPRPLRQEPGARIWHPRPR, encoded by the coding sequence ATGGCACCGCCGCGCCCGCATCCGCACATCCTGGCCGGTCCTTATCTTGATCGCGCTACGTCGTGGCGCAAGGACGACTCGCGCCTGCGCGCAGCACTCGAAGACCCGGCATCCTGGTTCGTGCCGGTCTGGCGCTCACGCAGCCTGATCGTCCCGTCCGAACAAGGCATCAGCGCGCATCTGCTGAGCGGCTGCGGATCGCTGGCGGCATCGCTCGACGTCAGCCAGTTCATCCTGCTGGGCGAGTTCCGCAGCCATGCCTGTTTTGCGGTGGAGATACCGTCCGAACAGATGCCTGCGCTGGACGCATACGGCAAGTTCGAGGATCTGCGCCTGATCGCCGGCGATCTGCCCCAGGAGGAAGCCGGCCTGCTCGCCTATGCGCGAGCCATGATTCACTGGCGCAACCAGCATCGCTACTGCGGACGCTGCGGCTCGCCGACACTGTCCTCGCAAGGCGGCCAGATACTCCGCTGCACCAACCCGAGTTGTTCGGCTCAACAGTTCCCGCGCATCGATCCGGCGGTCATCGTGCTGGTCACCGATGGTGAATGCGCGCTGCTGGGACGCCAGGCCAGCTGGCCCACAGGCCGTTTCTCGACGATCGCCGGCTTCGTCGAGCCAGGCGAGAGCCTGGAGGACGCCGTGATTCGCGAGGTGCGCGAGGAGACCGGGGTGGAAGCCGGCTTGGCCGAATATCATTCCTCGCAGCCCTGGCCCTTTCCATCCTCTTTGATGCTCGGTTTCATGGCACGCGCCCATCGCAGCCGGATCCAACTTCGGGATCAGGAGTTGGAAGAAGCCAGGTGGGTCAGCCGCGCAGACATCGCCGCTGGACGGGTGGCGCTTCCCGCGGCGCATTCCATCTCCTTCTCTTTGATCGAGGACTGGTACGACACAGCCGCGCCTCGTCCGCTGCGCCAGGAACCCGGCGCCCGGATATGGCATCCACGCCCGCGCTGA